In Arcobacter sp. CECT 8983, a single window of DNA contains:
- a CDS encoding filamentous hemagglutinin N-terminal domain-containing protein, translating into MKRLIDFSSRFRILKGGKISLVVSALLGTTTLTFAAPSGGVVTSGNANISQSGNTTNIVQNTNKVSINWNKFNIATDEVVNFKQPNVNSIALNRVVGNEKSIINGALNANGQVWILNSNGVLFGKNAKINTSGLLATTKNLSDQDFNAANYNFKGSSTEAIINLGEIDISDSGYATLLANTVSNEGTIKAVKGSVRLVGADDVTINLNGNSIVDLTVNKGVLDSLVENKGAIYADGGEIYLTTNAVNELLKGVVNNEGIIEANSFEGVTGYVELFAHGGEAKIGGTITAKEGFVETSGKEFTFNDAKIEAGKWLIDPVNITIDTALASAIVSALDTGDVTIETDQSDYSDIDTSSSGTNSESGSNGNIFVNANIITNNLGSADRTFTLLADNNITFADGINIDATQNANTNKLNVILTADNNNSGSGQIIVSGSTGNSILTNNGNVTINNKIDGNVDGETPLVINAGTGDINLNDDLGESKRLKSLTVTANNLNLGSKLHKIITKDEQVYNAIINSLATAQFANSGFEDGNTSNWTIDTTNTIYLNGGSVIAGYNTPNDDILPNTVPTKDSESGAYDDYDSTGNYSATLSGDTDTDGGSNSLQLTYSSGQVTEGYGVVHGPSVVSDNSVSLEEGDGVSFKWKAQGGSDAYDVFGYILNVDTGETQVILNETGATGSATTNWASASVTANKAGNYKFIFVAGSWDASGGRALGANLYIDNITTYSNKSFIGSNVTFNNTLNGGSSEIQIKADKINFNSTISGKNTLKINKRTAGGTIELGGNVNNDSNILDFTSSDLANIQDFTNVIFGDSNTGKVVTTGDITTNYDIELHAANEIEIANTLDAGTNTLTLNSTGTTTDSGNGYIQAKNLNLKGSGNFNLDNDNNDVDILAAGTKESPIGQLYYKDKDDVKIGKVDDSKGLNAKNNIEVNTLSGDITVEKDVITEKRTDDAIKLNAEAGNVNKNYNVYVGPKIIETTQESETKTDNKSKEIEKIVTTITNKEAIKTPLPPKVTTTPTNLTKIAVDTEGNKQIISKPIEGQATKRVSMSEAKKMQEDATGEKVDEVKVPLSRSSQIVIVGNGILLPEGVEQEFYVAEDEI; encoded by the coding sequence ATGAAAAGACTAATTGATTTTAGTTCTAGATTTAGAATTTTAAAAGGTGGTAAAATCAGTTTAGTTGTAAGTGCCTTACTTGGAACTACTACTTTAACATTTGCAGCTCCATCTGGTGGTGTTGTAACTAGTGGAAATGCAAATATCTCTCAAAGTGGAAATACCACAAATATTGTTCAAAATACGAACAAAGTTTCTATAAACTGGAATAAGTTTAACATTGCTACTGATGAAGTTGTAAATTTTAAACAGCCAAATGTTAATTCTATTGCCTTAAACAGAGTAGTAGGAAATGAAAAATCTATTATCAATGGTGCACTTAATGCAAATGGACAGGTTTGGATATTAAATTCAAATGGAGTTTTATTTGGTAAAAATGCAAAGATAAATACATCAGGACTTTTAGCTACTACAAAAAACTTAAGTGACCAAGATTTTAATGCAGCTAATTATAATTTCAAAGGTTCTTCAACAGAAGCAATAATTAACTTAGGTGAAATAGATATCTCAGACTCAGGATATGCAACACTTTTAGCAAACACAGTTTCAAATGAAGGAACAATAAAAGCAGTAAAAGGTTCTGTAAGACTTGTAGGTGCAGATGACGTAACTATAAACCTAAATGGAAACTCAATTGTAGATTTAACAGTAAATAAAGGAGTACTTGATTCACTTGTTGAAAATAAAGGTGCTATTTATGCTGATGGTGGAGAAATTTATCTTACAACTAATGCTGTAAATGAACTATTAAAAGGTGTAGTAAATAATGAAGGTATCATTGAAGCAAACTCTTTTGAAGGTGTTACTGGATATGTAGAATTATTTGCCCATGGTGGTGAAGCTAAGATTGGTGGGACAATAACTGCTAAAGAGGGGTTTGTTGAAACTTCTGGTAAAGAGTTTACTTTTAATGATGCAAAAATTGAAGCAGGAAAATGGTTAATTGATCCTGTTAATATTACTATTGATACTGCTTTAGCAAGTGCAATAGTAAGTGCATTGGATACTGGGGATGTTACTATTGAAACTGATCAAAGTGATTATTCAGATATTGATACAAGTTCAAGTGGTACAAATAGTGAAAGTGGAAGTAATGGGAATATATTTGTGAATGCTAATATTATAACTAATAACTTAGGATCAGCAGATAGAACCTTTACTCTACTTGCAGATAATAATATTACTTTTGCAGATGGAATTAATATTGATGCAACACAAAACGCAAATACTAATAAATTAAATGTTATTTTAACTGCTGATAATAACAATAGTGGATCTGGACAAATTATAGTTTCTGGATCAACAGGAAATAGTATTTTGACAAATAATGGAAATGTAACTATTAATAATAAAATTGATGGAAACGTTGATGGAGAAACTCCACTTGTTATTAATGCAGGAACTGGTGATATAAATTTAAATGATGATTTAGGTGAAAGTAAAAGATTAAAATCTCTTACAGTGACTGCAAATAATTTAAATTTAGGTAGTAAACTACATAAAATTATTACAAAAGATGAGCAAGTTTATAATGCAATAATAAATTCCCTAGCCACTGCACAATTTGCAAACTCTGGTTTTGAAGATGGAAATACTTCAAACTGGACAATAGATACAACAAACACCATATATCTAAATGGGGGAAGTGTTATAGCAGGATACAATACTCCAAATGATGATATATTACCAAACACTGTACCAACTAAAGATAGTGAAAGTGGAGCATATGATGATTACGATTCAACTGGAAACTATTCTGCAACACTCTCAGGAGATACTGATACTGATGGAGGAAGTAATTCTTTACAATTAACATACTCTAGTGGTCAGGTAACAGAAGGATATGGTGTTGTTCATGGTCCTTCTGTTGTAAGTGATAATTCTGTTTCATTAGAAGAAGGGGATGGAGTATCATTTAAGTGGAAAGCACAAGGTGGAAGTGATGCATATGATGTATTTGGATATATTTTAAATGTTGATACAGGAGAAACACAAGTTATTTTAAATGAAACAGGAGCAACAGGAAGTGCGACTACAAACTGGGCATCTGCTTCAGTAACTGCTAACAAAGCTGGAAATTATAAGTTTATTTTCGTTGCTGGTTCATGGGATGCTAGTGGAGGAAGAGCCCTAGGTGCTAACTTATATATTGATAATATTACAACATATAGTAATAAATCTTTTATAGGTTCTAATGTAACCTTTAACAACACTTTAAATGGTGGTTCTAGTGAAATCCAAATTAAAGCTGATAAAATCAACTTTAATAGTACTATTTCAGGAAAAAATACTCTAAAAATTAACAAAAGAACAGCTGGAGGAACAATTGAATTAGGTGGAAATGTAAATAATGATTCTAATATTTTAGACTTTACAAGTTCTGATTTAGCAAATATTCAAGACTTTACTAATGTTATTTTTGGTGATTCAAATACTGGGAAAGTAGTTACTACTGGAGATATTACAACTAACTATGATATTGAACTTCATGCAGCAAATGAAATTGAAATTGCAAATACTTTAGATGCTGGAACAAATACACTAACGTTAAATTCAACAGGAACAACAACAGATTCTGGTAATGGCTATATTCAAGCAAAAAATTTAAATCTAAAAGGAAGTGGAAACTTTAATTTAGATAACGATAACAATGATGTTGATATATTAGCAGCAGGAACAAAAGAGTCTCCAATTGGACAATTATATTATAAAGATAAAGATGATGTTAAAATCGGTAAAGTTGATGACTCAAAAGGTTTAAATGCTAAAAATAATATTGAAGTTAATACTTTATCTGGAGATATTACTGTTGAAAAAGATGTAATTACGGAAAAAAGAACAGATGATGCAATTAAACTAAATGCAGAAGCAGGGAATGTAAATAAAAACTATAATGTGTATGTAGGTCCAAAAATTATTGAGACAACACAAGAAAGTGAAACAAAAACTGATAATAAATCTAAAGAAATAGAAAAAATAGTTACTACGATTACAAATAAAGAAGCAATTAAAACCCCATTACCTCCAAAAGTTACAACAACACCAACTAATCTAACTAAAATAGCAGTTGATACGGAAGGTAATAAACAGATTATTTCAAAACCAATAGAAGGACAAGCTACAAAAAGAGTCTCTATGAGTGAAGCAAAAAAAATGCAAGAAGATGCAACTGGAGAAAAAGTAGATGAAGTAAAAGTACCATTATCAAGAAGTTCTCAAATTGTAATTGTAGGGAATGGAATACTTTTACCAGAAGGTGTTGAACAAGAGTTTTATGTAGCAGAAGATGAAATATAG
- a CDS encoding ABC transporter permease, with protein sequence MSTISFFNLSLSFLPLLFIWYFYYKWTKDKSDIIIASIRMIIQLIAIGYLLVFIFKSNDITVGIFIVFFMIVVSSWITLRNTLDKSFKHYFQILSAVALAGLINLFLIVVFVLELEKLYEPRYVIPLAGMVFANTMNALSLAVERFEKEIERSSFEEARQIAFKACMIPQINSLLAVGLVALPGMMTGQILSGIDPLIAVRYQIMIMAMTLSSAGLSAIVYFLLKGKLLKREF encoded by the coding sequence ATGAGTACAATTTCATTTTTTAACTTATCCCTTTCTTTTCTTCCTTTACTTTTTATATGGTATTTTTACTACAAATGGACAAAAGATAAATCTGATATTATAATAGCTAGTATAAGAATGATTATTCAGCTTATAGCTATTGGATATTTACTTGTTTTTATATTTAAATCAAATGATATAACAGTAGGTATTTTTATTGTTTTCTTTATGATTGTAGTCTCTTCTTGGATTACTCTTAGAAATACACTTGATAAAAGTTTTAAACACTATTTTCAAATACTCTCAGCAGTAGCTTTAGCTGGACTAATAAATCTTTTTTTAATAGTTGTATTTGTATTAGAGTTAGAAAAATTATACGAACCACGATACGTAATACCACTTGCAGGAATGGTTTTTGCGAATACTATGAATGCCCTTTCTTTAGCTGTTGAACGCTTTGAAAAAGAGATTGAAAGGTCAAGCTTCGAAGAAGCAAGACAAATAGCTTTTAAAGCTTGTATGATACCTCAAATAAACTCACTATTAGCAGTTGGATTAGTTGCTCTTCCTGGAATGATGACAGGACAAATATTATCAGGTATTGATCCATTGATTGCAGTTAGATATCAAATTATGATTATGGCAATGACTCTTTCTAGTGCAGGATTAAGTGCAATAGTTTATTTTCTTTTGAAAGGGAAATTATTAAAAAGGGAGTTTTAG
- a CDS encoding sensor histidine kinase has translation MIKFIIILSFFIQFSFAETITIDNNFEKALYKSSKEIFSTSENLSIRNIQEKKFYSTKKSNFEKTPNYIWSRFVLLNKSNKDQELFFRNLRPGIDYIDVYILKDKKVIASFLLGDLRPYKEERILSRKSIFNFVFEKKSSYEIYIKYKNLGAITNQWEIFTPHNFFRVETLESMIWGVIYGIFLSLMIYNSVLYLTTKNSAFLFYVLSTLSSSFYLLTLNGITYQLNLGINLYFITISTWYFVYSYVIFLLLFIIKFFNGEKDSRLYKLTRALIIFQIVSILLLSIGFYDNSYHYITSKIDTFALFSFIFIFFIAIFEFKKQNNYSIYFLIGQSIYILCFSYYTLEVIGIKEALQYSWLILPIGLLLEVIFISLALNAKMNTAEKEKKEMEQQLLEQSRFTNAGRTISYIIHQIKRPISQLGSQINLIEATYMLDKDNLTSTVKDTLPKIKNTLQYINEVNHSVNTLFLNPNGKETFDLNQQLNTLINLVSDYLLKHNIKVKKEFENIEIKTYRGTFSNIIMVILENAIYELKNLDATRVIRITTKTINDLIYIEIEDSGKGLKCEETIFDPNYSTKLHEGSGVGLSLAKTLTEKKLEGKILAKNTPFGAKFILKLPF, from the coding sequence ATGATTAAATTTATAATTATTCTATCTTTTTTTATTCAATTCTCTTTTGCAGAAACAATAACTATTGACAATAATTTTGAAAAAGCTTTATATAAAAGTTCAAAAGAAATATTTTCTACTTCTGAAAACTTATCTATTAGAAATATTCAAGAAAAAAAGTTTTATAGCACTAAAAAATCAAACTTTGAAAAAACCCCAAACTATATATGGTCAAGATTTGTTTTATTAAATAAGTCAAATAAAGATCAAGAACTATTTTTTAGAAACTTAAGACCAGGTATTGATTATATTGATGTTTATATTTTAAAAGATAAAAAAGTAATTGCAAGCTTCTTATTAGGTGACCTAAGACCTTATAAAGAAGAAAGAATCCTTTCTAGAAAAAGTATTTTTAATTTTGTTTTTGAAAAGAAATCCTCATATGAAATATATATTAAATATAAAAACTTAGGAGCTATTACAAATCAATGGGAGATATTTACTCCTCATAATTTTTTTAGAGTAGAAACTTTAGAATCAATGATTTGGGGTGTTATCTATGGTATTTTTCTTTCTTTAATGATTTATAATAGTGTTTTATACTTAACAACAAAAAATAGTGCATTTTTATTTTATGTTTTATCAACTCTTTCATCTAGCTTTTACCTTTTAACATTAAATGGTATTACATATCAATTAAATTTAGGAATCAATTTATATTTTATTACTATCTCAACTTGGTATTTTGTTTACTCTTATGTAATATTTCTTTTACTCTTTATAATTAAATTTTTTAATGGAGAAAAAGATTCAAGACTTTATAAACTAACTAGAGCATTAATAATTTTTCAGATAGTTTCAATTTTACTACTAAGTATTGGTTTTTATGATAATTCATACCATTATATAACATCAAAAATTGATACTTTTGCTTTATTTTCTTTTATTTTCATCTTCTTTATTGCTATTTTTGAGTTTAAAAAACAGAATAATTACTCTATATACTTTCTAATAGGACAAAGCATCTATATATTGTGTTTTAGTTACTACACTTTAGAAGTTATTGGTATAAAAGAAGCCCTGCAATACTCTTGGTTAATTTTACCAATAGGATTACTATTAGAAGTTATTTTTATCTCTTTAGCTCTTAATGCAAAAATGAATACAGCTGAAAAAGAAAAAAAAGAAATGGAACAACAACTTTTAGAACAATCTAGATTTACAAATGCAGGAAGAACTATTTCTTATATAATTCATCAGATAAAAAGACCTATTTCACAGTTGGGAAGTCAAATTAATTTAATAGAAGCAACTTATATGCTTGACAAAGATAATCTAACTTCTACTGTAAAAGATACTCTACCAAAAATAAAAAATACTCTTCAATATATAAATGAAGTAAATCATAGTGTAAACACACTATTTTTAAACCCTAATGGAAAAGAAACTTTCGATCTAAATCAACAATTAAATACTTTAATTAATCTAGTAAGTGACTACTTATTAAAACATAATATTAAAGTTAAAAAAGAGTTTGAAAATATTGAAATAAAAACATATAGAGGTACTTTTTCTAATATTATTATGGTAATACTTGAAAATGCAATTTATGAATTAAAAAATCTTGATGCAACAAGAGTTATTAGAATTACTACTAAAACAATTAATGACCTAATATATATTGAAATAGAAGACTCAGGAAAAGGTTTAAAGTGTGAAGAAACAATCTTTGACCCTAACTACTCAACTAAACTTCATGAAGGAAGTGGGGTGGGACTTAGCCTAGCTAAAACCCTTACTGAAAAAAAACTTGAAGGTAAGATATTAGCAAAAAACACTCCCTTTGGAGCAAAATTTATACTAAAACTCCCTTTTTAA
- a CDS encoding NAD(P)H-dependent glycerol-3-phosphate dehydrogenase, which translates to MAEKSIAVIGAGKWGQALHFALSQNQKCLITSRTKRDINNFVDLQTALECEYLIIAIPAQEVREWLEGNFVFSGQKILVAAKGIEASTGEFLNEIYEEFVPSKNIGFISGPSFASEVMQALPAAIVINSKSKKLYDKFAPMFPRFLKTYYSDDVIGAEICGAYKNVLAIASGICQGLKLGNNARASLISRGLVEMQRFGKKFGAKKDSFLGLSGAGDLFLTASSELSRNFRVGLGLASGKSLETILEELGEVAEGVKTAEAVFKLSNKNKIYTPIANEVKLILDGKNPHDSLKDLLRS; encoded by the coding sequence ATGGCTGAAAAATCTATTGCAGTAATTGGAGCAGGTAAGTGGGGTCAAGCCTTACATTTTGCTCTTAGTCAAAATCAAAAATGTTTAATAACTTCAAGAACAAAAAGAGATATTAACAATTTTGTAGATTTACAAACTGCATTGGAGTGTGAATATTTAATTATTGCTATTCCTGCACAAGAAGTAAGAGAATGGCTAGAAGGAAACTTTGTATTCTCAGGACAAAAAATACTTGTAGCAGCTAAAGGTATTGAAGCTAGTACCGGAGAGTTTTTAAATGAAATTTATGAAGAGTTTGTTCCAAGTAAAAATATAGGTTTTATTTCGGGACCATCTTTTGCAAGTGAAGTTATGCAAGCTTTACCAGCAGCTATTGTAATAAACTCAAAATCTAAAAAGCTTTATGATAAATTCGCTCCTATGTTTCCACGATTTTTAAAAACTTATTATAGTGATGATGTAATAGGTGCAGAAATTTGTGGTGCATATAAAAATGTACTTGCCATTGCAAGTGGAATCTGTCAAGGACTAAAACTTGGAAATAATGCTAGAGCTTCACTTATTTCAAGAGGTCTTGTGGAAATGCAAAGGTTTGGCAAAAAGTTTGGAGCTAAAAAAGATAGTTTCCTTGGTCTTAGTGGAGCAGGAGATTTGTTTTTAACTGCAAGTAGTGAATTAAGTAGAAACTTTCGTGTAGGGCTTGGATTAGCAAGTGGGAAAAGTTTAGAAACTATCTTAGAAGAGCTTGGAGAAGTTGCAGAAGGTGTGAAAACAGCAGAGGCAGTATTTAAACTATCTAACAAAAATAAAATATATACTCCAATTGCAAATGAAGTTAAACTTATTCTCGATGGAAAAAACCCTCATGATAGTTTGAAGGACTTATTAAGAAGTTAG
- the gatB gene encoding Asp-tRNA(Asn)/Glu-tRNA(Gln) amidotransferase subunit GatB, giving the protein MFEVIIGLEVHVQLNTKSKLFCSCATSFGEKPNTNVCPTCLGLPGALPVLNKEAVHKAIMLGTALKSQINQKSIFNRKNYFYPDLPNGYQISQFEVPVVGLGELVIDFEDGSSKKIGVTRAHLENDAGKNIHAGSVSHVDLNRAGTPLLEIVSEPDMRNAEEAILYLKKLHSIVRYLGISDANMQEGSFRCDVNVSIRPKGDDKLYTRCEIKNMNSFKFIEKAIKYEVNRHIEAWEDGVHDTEIVQETRLFDPEKGETRSMRGKEDAADYRYFPDPDLLPLIITDEMMEKYSQIPELPDEKKQRFVNEFGIKEYDASVITASLETANFFDEMMKEGISGKNAATWLTVELPARFTEGMTLENSPVGAKKLAGVVKAIEDGTISGKAAKEVLDFLMEKPDSEIDAVIEELGLKQVSDDGAILEIIDGILAANEDKVAEYKGGKEKLFGFFVGQTMKASKGSANPAKVNELLKQRLG; this is encoded by the coding sequence ATGTTTGAAGTAATTATTGGATTAGAGGTACATGTTCAATTAAATACAAAAAGTAAGCTGTTTTGTTCTTGTGCGACAAGTTTTGGAGAAAAACCAAATACAAATGTATGCCCAACTTGTTTAGGACTTCCTGGAGCACTTCCTGTATTAAATAAAGAAGCAGTACATAAAGCAATTATGCTAGGAACTGCTTTAAAATCACAAATTAATCAGAAATCTATCTTTAATAGAAAAAATTACTTCTATCCAGACTTACCAAATGGATACCAAATTTCTCAATTTGAAGTTCCTGTTGTAGGGCTTGGTGAGTTAGTAATTGATTTTGAAGATGGAAGTAGTAAAAAAATTGGTGTAACAAGAGCTCACTTAGAGAATGATGCAGGTAAAAATATTCATGCTGGAAGTGTTTCTCATGTAGATTTAAACCGTGCAGGAACACCACTTCTTGAAATCGTTTCTGAGCCAGATATGAGAAATGCTGAAGAAGCTATTTTATATCTTAAAAAACTTCATTCAATTGTAAGATATTTAGGTATTTCAGATGCAAATATGCAAGAAGGTTCTTTCAGATGTGATGTTAACGTATCAATTAGACCAAAGGGTGATGATAAGTTATACACAAGATGTGAAATCAAAAATATGAACTCATTTAAGTTTATTGAAAAAGCTATTAAATATGAAGTAAATAGACATATTGAAGCTTGGGAAGATGGAGTTCATGATACAGAAATTGTACAAGAAACAAGACTATTTGACCCGGAAAAAGGTGAAACAAGATCAATGAGAGGTAAAGAAGATGCTGCTGATTATAGATATTTCCCAGACCCAGATCTTTTACCTTTAATCATTACAGATGAGATGATGGAAAAATATTCACAAATTCCAGAACTTCCAGATGAGAAAAAACAAAGATTTGTAAATGAGTTTGGCATCAAAGAGTATGATGCTTCTGTTATCACTGCTTCTTTAGAGACTGCAAACTTCTTTGATGAAATGATGAAAGAGGGAATTTCTGGTAAAAATGCTGCAACATGGTTAACTGTTGAGTTACCAGCAAGATTTACAGAAGGAATGACTTTAGAAAATTCTCCTGTTGGAGCTAAAAAGCTTGCAGGTGTTGTAAAAGCTATTGAAGATGGAACTATCTCTGGAAAAGCAGCTAAAGAAGTACTTGATTTCTTAATGGAAAAACCTGATTCTGAAATTGATGCAGTTATTGAGGAGCTTGGATTAAAACAAGTATCTGACGATGGCGCTATTTTAGAAATCATTGATGGAATATTAGCTGCAAACGAAGATAAAGTTGCAGAATATAAAGGTGGAAAAGAGAAACTATTTGGATTCTTTGTAGGACAAACTATGAAAGCATCTAAAGGTAGTGCAAATCCAGCTAAAGTAAACGAACTTTTAAAACAAAGATTAGGGTAA
- a CDS encoding response regulator transcription factor, producing MKDTTKYLNILIVEDDIEIQNNLKKTLSLLFKQVFTAKDGLEAFRNYKELEIDIIISDYVMPNMDGYELSRKIREEKDDIPIIILSSFMDIEKLQKCIPLELTSFLEKPIAFDKLLEQINNSIEKLEKSSRLKYKLTKEITYCKKKKCLFIKDDKIELTFNESKLLELLCNYKNEIIEFDTIINFLNNENEEINKNSVKNIVYRLRKKLPADLISAHRNLGYALNI from the coding sequence TTGAAAGATACAACAAAGTATTTAAATATTTTAATTGTTGAAGATGATATTGAAATACAAAATAATCTAAAAAAAACTCTATCCTTACTTTTTAAACAAGTCTTCACAGCAAAAGATGGACTGGAAGCCTTTAGAAACTATAAAGAACTTGAAATAGATATAATTATAAGTGACTATGTAATGCCAAACATGGATGGCTATGAGTTAAGTAGAAAAATTAGAGAAGAAAAAGACGATATACCTATAATTATACTTTCAAGCTTTATGGATATTGAAAAACTACAAAAATGTATTCCCTTAGAACTTACAAGTTTTTTAGAAAAACCTATTGCCTTTGATAAACTTTTAGAACAAATAAATAACTCTATAGAAAAACTTGAAAAGAGTAGTAGACTAAAGTACAAACTCACTAAAGAAATCACCTATTGTAAAAAGAAAAAGTGTTTATTCATTAAAGATGATAAAATAGAATTAACTTTTAATGAATCAAAATTACTTGAACTTTTATGTAATTATAAAAATGAAATTATTGAATTTGATACTATTATCAATTTTTTGAATAATGAAAATGAAGAAATAAATAAAAATAGTGTTAAAAATATTGTTTATAGACTAAGAAAAAAACTTCCTGCTGATTTAATCTCAGCACATAGAAACCTAGGTTACGCGTTAAACATATGA
- a CDS encoding ShlB/FhaC/HecB family hemolysin secretion/activation protein, whose product MKTRNIIALSIITSLSLSAANVPNIGDALKQVQPPKLKKEKETKLPSLDNKVEEPLKKFDDSKKVFIKTIEIKGNEKLSTEKIKKIVSSYENKELSFKDMQDATTLITKAYRQEGYFVARAYIPKQNIFSQEGVLKINIIEGNYGDFILENNSLVKDEIVQANLNAIKDDNIVSTNTLERAMLIINDTTGVVVNKAEVRPGKKVGTSDFIIGTQATKKYSGYVLGDNYGSQYTGKHRIMAGADINSPFDIGDKLTFSGLTSEEIGLINGRVAYNFPMNEKGLRGEVSISKTTYELGSTYENLDALGSSDSITFRTEYPYVRSKLKNINLFAEISFNKMKDEIQETDVYTKKSSKVLTVGVDYTEDKIVFNKNSQSRAKLSLTTGKLKFNSDEDRQNDENGANTNGTFTKLNLELGQDFELTPKIRWENSFQAQYALGDKNLDGSQDLSIGGIYGVKYYPDGEESAENGFIFNTELFYTLPNYKELNSSVSVFYDVGRTFMSQDTTNEAPRTLQSFGLGYYGSYKDMFVNAHLAQNIKHDVTSQKDYSSRFLLQAGWVF is encoded by the coding sequence ATGAAAACAAGAAATATTATAGCATTATCAATAATCACATCACTATCTTTAAGTGCTGCCAATGTTCCAAACATTGGTGATGCACTAAAACAAGTGCAACCTCCAAAACTAAAAAAAGAAAAAGAAACCAAGCTTCCTTCTTTAGATAACAAAGTAGAAGAACCTTTAAAAAAGTTTGATGATAGTAAAAAAGTATTTATTAAAACAATTGAAATAAAAGGTAATGAGAAGTTATCAACTGAAAAAATAAAAAAAATAGTTTCTTCTTATGAAAACAAAGAGTTAAGCTTTAAAGATATGCAAGATGCAACAACTTTAATTACAAAAGCATATAGACAAGAAGGATACTTTGTAGCAAGGGCATATATTCCAAAACAAAATATCTTTTCACAAGAAGGTGTTTTAAAAATAAACATAATTGAAGGAAACTATGGAGATTTTATCTTAGAAAATAATTCATTAGTTAAAGATGAAATCGTACAAGCAAACTTAAATGCAATTAAAGATGATAATATTGTTTCTACAAATACACTTGAAAGAGCTATGCTTATTATTAACGATACTACTGGTGTTGTTGTAAATAAAGCAGAAGTTAGACCAGGTAAAAAAGTAGGAACTAGTGATTTTATTATTGGAACTCAAGCTACTAAAAAATATAGTGGCTATGTATTAGGTGACAACTATGGTTCTCAATATACAGGTAAACATAGAATCATGGCAGGAGCTGATATTAATTCACCATTTGATATAGGAGATAAACTAACATTCTCAGGTCTTACATCAGAAGAGATTGGACTTATTAATGGAAGAGTAGCTTATAACTTTCCAATGAATGAAAAAGGTTTAAGAGGAGAAGTTAGTATTTCTAAAACTACTTATGAGCTTGGAAGTACTTATGAGAATCTAGATGCTTTAGGAAGCTCTGATTCAATTACTTTCAGAACAGAGTATCCTTATGTAAGATCAAAACTTAAAAATATAAATCTTTTTGCAGAAATTTCATTTAATAAAATGAAAGATGAAATTCAAGAAACAGATGTATATACAAAGAAAAGTTCTAAGGTATTAACAGTAGGTGTTGATTATACTGAAGACAAAATTGTATTTAATAAAAATTCTCAATCAAGAGCTAAATTATCTTTAACAACTGGAAAACTAAAGTTTAATAGTGATGAAGATAGACAAAATGATGAAAATGGTGCTAATACAAATGGAACATTTACAAAGTTAAACCTAGAGTTAGGACAAGACTTTGAATTAACTCCAAAAATCAGATGGGAAAACTCTTTCCAAGCTCAATATGCTTTAGGAGATAAAAATTTAGATGGAAGTCAAGATTTAAGTATTGGAGGTATTTATGGTGTTAAATACTATCCTGATGGAGAAGAAAGTGCTGAAAATGGATTTATCTTTAATACAGAGTTATTTTATACACTTCCAAACTATAAAGAATTAAACTCTTCTGTATCTGTTTTTTATGATGTAGGGAGAACATTTATGAGTCAGGATACTACAAATGAAGCTCCTAGAACATTACAATCATTTGGTTTAGGATATTATGGTTCATATAAAGATATGTTTGTTAATGCACATTTAGCTCAAAATATCAAACATGATGTTACTAGCCAAAAAGATTATTCTTCTAGGTTTTTACTTCAGGCAGGATGGGTATTTTAA